The Acidimicrobiales bacterium genome window below encodes:
- a CDS encoding TIGR02678 family protein — MAESRLDQDLARERSVAVRRLLAAPLLDASDDPDAFRLVARHASWLTEYFEETCGWALTVDGAAGFARLAKRAAVLDDTRPLRRSRGEKAPFDRRRYQLLCLVCAELVRHPVTTVGLLAAAVAGDASLDTSRHGERTAFVDALRALIGWGVLEATAGDVDAFMDSAQANALLTADTARLHRLLVSPAAPSSLLADLDCAGAVDRLLDEPRYGTRAEDGEVDESDESRNRWARHRLGRRVLDDPVVHTAELEPAEAAYLASISGRRWIRERIEEAGFELEERSDGLLAVDPDGIATDMQFPAAMGNAHQLALLLVDRLVTEGPDGERVLGRLTPGQLKQEVDAVLARFPAWARGQRDEGGPERLARDAADLLAAFGLVRREDDGTVCAGPALARYRAGEPIVHRAASLFDDGTAEEPALEGAGP, encoded by the coding sequence GTGGCTGAGTCGCGACTCGATCAGGACCTAGCCCGGGAGCGGTCGGTGGCGGTGCGCAGGCTGCTGGCCGCGCCTCTGCTCGACGCTTCCGACGATCCTGACGCCTTCCGGCTCGTGGCGCGGCACGCCTCCTGGCTGACCGAGTACTTCGAGGAGACCTGTGGGTGGGCGCTGACGGTGGACGGGGCGGCGGGGTTCGCCCGGTTGGCCAAGCGCGCCGCGGTGTTGGATGACACCCGACCCCTCCGTCGCTCCCGCGGGGAGAAGGCTCCGTTCGACCGCCGCCGCTACCAACTCCTGTGTCTCGTATGTGCGGAGCTGGTGAGGCACCCGGTGACGACGGTCGGTCTCCTCGCCGCGGCAGTCGCCGGTGACGCTTCACTCGACACCAGCCGCCATGGGGAGCGGACGGCGTTCGTCGACGCCCTCAGGGCGCTGATCGGCTGGGGCGTGCTGGAGGCCACCGCCGGGGATGTCGACGCGTTCATGGACAGCGCGCAAGCCAACGCTCTGCTGACCGCCGACACGGCGCGGCTGCACCGGCTTCTGGTTAGTCCGGCCGCCCCGAGCTCCCTCCTGGCTGACTTGGACTGCGCCGGCGCCGTCGACCGCCTGCTCGACGAGCCGCGTTACGGCACCCGGGCCGAAGATGGGGAGGTCGACGAGAGCGACGAGTCCCGCAACCGCTGGGCCCGCCACCGACTGGGACGTCGGGTGCTCGACGATCCTGTCGTGCATACGGCGGAGCTCGAACCGGCGGAGGCCGCCTACCTGGCCAGCATCAGTGGGCGCCGATGGATCCGGGAGCGGATCGAGGAGGCCGGGTTCGAGCTGGAGGAGCGCTCGGACGGCCTGCTGGCCGTCGACCCGGATGGCATCGCAACCGACATGCAGTTCCCGGCGGCCATGGGGAACGCCCACCAACTGGCCCTCCTTCTCGTCGACCGCCTGGTCACCGAGGGTCCCGATGGCGAACGGGTGCTGGGCCGGCTGACGCCGGGGCAGCTGAAGCAGGAGGTGGATGCGGTCCTGGCCCGCTTCCCCGCCTGGGCGCGCGGCCAACGGGACGAGGGCGGTCCCGAACGGCTGGCCCGCGATGCGGCCGACCTGCTGGCCGCCTTCGGCCTGGTCCGCCGCGAGGACGACGGCACGGTGTGCGCCGGTCCGGCACTGGCACGCTACCGGGCCGGGGAACCGATCGTGCACCGCGCCGCCTCGTTGTTCGACGACGGCACGGCGGAGGAGCCGGCGCTGGAAGGAGCAGGCCCATGA
- a CDS encoding aspartyl protease family protein, translated as MIVPYTELPEDAGDWPRTLLDVTVADLDEAVFPCLVDSGSLNTLLPRWIAEAAALDLAPAEARTLQVAGSVTEAALLPVSLSAAGHTWEAPVAFCDPWPYVWGLLGQLSFFRYFTVTFRATDFEFEVVPTTG; from the coding sequence GTGATCGTCCCCTACACGGAGCTGCCCGAGGACGCCGGGGACTGGCCCCGAACCCTCCTGGACGTCACCGTCGCCGACCTCGACGAGGCTGTCTTCCCCTGTCTCGTCGACAGTGGGTCCCTCAACACGCTGCTACCCCGCTGGATTGCCGAAGCTGCCGCCCTCGACCTGGCACCCGCCGAGGCCCGCACCCTCCAGGTGGCCGGGTCAGTCACCGAGGCGGCCCTCTTGCCGGTCTCGCTCAGTGCCGCAGGTCACACGTGGGAGGCGCCGGTGGCCTTCTGCGACCCATGGCCCTACGTCTGGGGGCTCCTCGGCCAGTTGTCCTTCTTCCGCTACTTCACCGTCACGTTCCGCGCCACCGATTTCGAGTTCGAGGTCGTGCCCACGACCGGCTGA
- a CDS encoding MerR family DNA-binding protein, translated as EALGTLPDNRTPTRADWARLSESWRADLEDRIRRLQDLRDELDSCIGCGCLSIDRCRLYNPDDVRGNEGPGARKLV; from the coding sequence GGGAGGCTCTCGGCACCCTGCCGGACAACCGGACTCCCACCCGGGCCGACTGGGCCCGGCTCTCGGAGTCGTGGCGGGCGGACCTCGAAGACCGGATCCGCCGGCTCCAGGACCTGCGCGACGAGCTCGACAGCTGCATCGGCTGTGGCTGCCTCTCGATCGACCGGTGCCGGCTGTACAACCCGGACGACGTCCGCGGCAACGAGGGCCCCGGCGCCCGCAAGCTGGTCTGA
- a CDS encoding TIGR02677 family protein, with translation MAESRPWRAVDPDLFRFTTTDLAPLHVAVMAAFEQSAVLAPAMNLDQVRAALARAGWDEPTDDAVLHQTLKALTRWRLLEATQDHSARYATPEEFERKNLQWSLTPRGEAAVGGLLHAVEALRHAVGLQTAVLDAIGDDLGVLAELATRPRSAEVDARIHIQLAQIERHLTALVNGVRQFNGHLQRLLREDGTDDEVFADVKRRTVTYLEEYVTGVERPQRRLASAIERVESLGLATVFDRALSGANLAPVADDDPAPAWLADREKRWQALRAWFVPEGASPAQVVGLLVIARTAIVELLRVLERRWDSRRRSASIAHDFRALARWFAAAPGEREAHRLFAAAFGLWPARHAHLPATDGQARAPTSSWTETEPVEVAPALRTTGSLSNRGRTSPVADPRQVRAARQRAQAEALAAHDAVQEALTTEGMARLSSFGRLPAAEFAELLILLAAGLEAPVGTDGTRRALSADGRVEVVLSDPGDGRRAALTTDEGVLQGPDLLVSIRLVDDVSSAGGVQRSSAGCEETAAAEMDELEAASG, from the coding sequence GTGGCGGAGAGCCGGCCCTGGAGAGCGGTCGATCCGGACCTGTTCCGGTTCACGACGACCGACCTCGCGCCGCTCCACGTGGCGGTGATGGCGGCCTTCGAGCAGTCGGCGGTGCTGGCGCCGGCCATGAACCTCGACCAGGTCCGGGCCGCCCTGGCCCGGGCGGGGTGGGACGAGCCCACGGACGACGCCGTCCTGCACCAGACCCTCAAGGCGCTGACCCGGTGGCGCCTGCTCGAGGCCACCCAGGACCACTCGGCCCGGTACGCCACCCCGGAGGAGTTCGAGCGGAAGAACCTGCAGTGGTCCCTCACGCCTCGGGGGGAGGCGGCGGTCGGCGGCCTGCTCCACGCCGTCGAGGCCCTCCGCCACGCCGTCGGGCTGCAGACGGCGGTGCTCGACGCCATCGGGGACGACCTCGGCGTGCTCGCTGAGCTGGCCACCCGGCCCCGCTCGGCTGAGGTGGACGCCCGGATCCACATCCAGCTGGCCCAGATCGAACGGCACCTCACGGCCCTGGTCAACGGCGTCCGCCAGTTCAACGGGCACCTCCAGCGCCTGCTGCGGGAGGACGGCACGGATGACGAGGTCTTCGCCGATGTGAAACGCCGCACGGTGACCTACCTGGAGGAGTACGTGACCGGGGTCGAGCGCCCCCAGCGGCGCCTGGCCTCGGCCATCGAGCGGGTCGAGTCCCTCGGACTGGCGACGGTGTTCGACCGCGCCCTGAGCGGGGCCAACCTCGCGCCCGTTGCCGACGATGATCCCGCGCCGGCGTGGCTGGCGGACCGCGAGAAGCGCTGGCAGGCGCTGCGGGCGTGGTTCGTGCCGGAGGGAGCTTCGCCCGCACAGGTTGTGGGACTGCTCGTAATCGCCCGCACCGCCATCGTGGAGCTGCTGCGGGTCCTCGAGCGGCGTTGGGACAGCCGGCGGCGGTCTGCCTCGATAGCCCATGACTTCCGGGCCTTGGCGCGGTGGTTCGCGGCGGCTCCGGGGGAGCGGGAGGCCCACCGGCTGTTCGCGGCGGCATTCGGATTGTGGCCGGCGCGCCATGCCCACCTGCCTGCGACCGACGGGCAGGCCCGGGCGCCGACGAGCTCGTGGACGGAGACCGAGCCCGTCGAGGTGGCGCCGGCGTTGCGGACCACCGGGAGCCTGTCGAACCGGGGCCGGACCAGTCCGGTGGCCGACCCGCGCCAGGTCCGGGCGGCGCGGCAGCGGGCCCAGGCCGAGGCGCTGGCCGCCCACGACGCGGTGCAGGAGGCACTCACGACCGAAGGGATGGCGCGGCTCTCGAGCTTCGGCCGGCTGCCGGCAGCGGAGTTCGCCGAGCTGCTGATCCTGCTGGCCGCCGGCCTCGAGGCGCCGGTCGGCACGGACGGGACGCGCCGGGCGCTGTCGGCGGACGGACGGGTCGAGGTGGTGCTGTCCGATCCGGGGGACGGCCGACGCGCTGCGCTGACCACCGACGAGGGCGTGCTGCAGGGCCCCGATCTGTTGGTGTCGATCCGACTGGTCGATGACGTCAGCTCCGCGGGCGGCGTGCAGCGCAGCTCGGCGGGCTGCGAAGAGACAGCGGCGGCCGAGATGGACGAGCTCGAGGCCGCCAGTGGCTGA